In a single window of the Rhinoderma darwinii isolate aRhiDar2 unplaced genomic scaffold, aRhiDar2.hap1 Scaffold_70, whole genome shotgun sequence genome:
- the LOC142728950 gene encoding uncharacterized protein LOC142728950 — protein sequence MKIMNRKHQTFCVDTNQELRNALDTWNLVEEDVLGACVPYFIQEKVAEDLLTYTDVFQKAILSSLLPSQYNAAMCRFFIRVIQYRRDAAHYLKEYIINVLCEHLKVEYMKGQYYSYAMTKKVIVWLSILHLEAVVGELRYNIVYEDFNAAIVDTLTEVTSLCATVIMPHILDMLPVLGQVVKNAPDQLSKETLCYAIRRLCGSIQEYIAKGGSCKVQLMKAISNMKANISTWLPDVHAELQDSTKVALEFFTVPESSENQPTEPVNDELQTLPHAELLEKYREQVAAENKELEDTEKQRIGMNMLVTSLVSGRKKTKDFLQFLLNALKNADPKAKMTAAMFFNEALKHPRLIKQKYQECAIQHLLKIIEEDDNILCSIAMEALGNATTGATRLVESYKNKIIAHMEFRLSKTSSIKIIMAALRALSSIIRRLKLSVLSRQFIKISREHMDYPDGEVQIAAINLLRDLTESCRLLLFGYFTDKK from the exons atgaagatcatgaatagaaaacatcagacattctgtgtggacacaaatcaagagctcagaaatgctttggacacctggaatttggtggaagaagacgtcttaggagcctgtgtcccttatttcatccaggagaaggtggctgaagatctcctcacttatacggatgtgtttcagaaagccattctgagtagcctgttaccatctcaatacaacgccgccatgtgccgcttcttcatcagagtcattcagtacagaagagacgcggcacactacctgaaggaatatataatcaatgtgctatgtgagcacttgaaggtggagtacatgaagggacaatactattcctacgccatgactaagaaggttattgtctggctgagcatcctccatcttgaagcggtggtcggggaactgagatacaacatcgtttatgaggatttcaatgctgccattgtcgacactttgacagaagtgacatctctgtgtgccacagtcatcatgccacacatcttggacatgctgccagtgctgggccaagtggtcaaaaatgctcctgaccaactatctaaggagacgttgtgctatgctataagacgtttatgcggcagcatccaagaatatattgcgaagggtggcagctgcaaagtgcaacttatgaaggccataagcaacatgaaggccaacatttccacctggttgcctgatgtccatgctgagcttcaagactccaccaaagttgccctggaattctttactgtacccgaatcatcggagaaccagccgaccgagccagtcaatgacgagttacagacccttcctcacgcggagctcctagaaaagtacagggagcaagttgcggcggagaataaggaactggaagatacagagaagcagcgtattgggatgaacatgcttgtgacatctctggtatctggcaggaaaaaaacaaaagatttccttcagtttctgctcaatgccctgaagaatgcggacccaaaggccaaaatgacagcagctatgttcttcaatgaggctttgaagcatccaagacttataaagcagaaataccaggagtgcgcaatccaacatctgctgaagatcatagaagaggacgataacatcttgtgcagcatcgccatggaggcactggggaatgccaccactggagctacaagactggtggagagctacaagaataagatcattgcccacatggagtttagactatcaaaaaccagcagcatcaagatcatcatggcggcactgagggcgctgtcctccattatcagacgcctgaagctttctgtcctcagtagacaattcattaaaatatcccgggagcatatggactatccggatggagaagtccagattgcggccataaacctgttaagggatctgacagagagctgccgccttctgctatttggatattttacagacaaa AAGTGA